A DNA window from Lutra lutra chromosome 8, mLutLut1.2, whole genome shotgun sequence contains the following coding sequences:
- the SNU13 gene encoding NHP2-like protein 1 isoform X2, whose protein sequence is MTEADVNPKAYPLADAHLTKKLLDLVQQSCNYKQLRKGANEATKTLNRGISEFIVMAADAEPLEIILHLPLLCEDKNVPYVFVRSKQALGRACGVSRPVIACSVTIKEGSQLKQQIQSIQQSIERLLV, encoded by the exons ATG ACTGAGGCTGATGTGAATCCGAAGGCCTACCCCCTCGCAGACGCCCACCTTACCAAGAAACTATTGGACCTTGTTCAGCAATCATGTAACTACAAGCAGCTTCGGAAAGGAGCCAATGAAG CTACCAAAACCCTCAACAGAGGCATCTCTGAGTTCATCGTGATGGCTGCAGACGCTGAGCCCCTGGAGATCATCCTGCACCTTCCGCTGCTATGTGAGGATAAGAATGTGCCCTACGTGTTTGTGCGCTCCAAGCAGGCCCTGGGGCGGGCCTGTGGGGTGTCCAGGCCTGTCATCGCCTGTTCTGTCACCATCAAAGAAGGCTCCCAGCTGAAGCAGCAGATCCAGTCCATTCAGCAGTCCATCGAAAGGCTCTTAGTCTAA
- the SNU13 gene encoding NHP2-like protein 1 isoform X1, with product MTEADVNPKAYPLADAHLTKKLLDLVQQSCNYKQLRKGANEATKTLNRGISEFIVMAADAEPLEIILHLPLLCEDKNVPYVFVRSKQALGRACGVSRPVIACSVTIKEGSQLKQQIQSIQQSIERLLV from the exons ACTGAGGCTGATGTGAATCCGAAGGCCTACCCCCTCGCAGACGCCCACCTTACCAAGAAACTATTGGACCTTGTTCAGCAATCATGTAACTACAAGCAGCTTCGGAAAGGAGCCAATGAAG CTACCAAAACCCTCAACAGAGGCATCTCTGAGTTCATCGTGATGGCTGCAGACGCTGAGCCCCTGGAGATCATCCTGCACCTTCCGCTGCTATGTGAGGATAAGAATGTGCCCTACGTGTTTGTGCGCTCCAAGCAGGCCCTGGGGCGGGCCTGTGGGGTGTCCAGGCCTGTCATCGCCTGTTCTGTCACCATCAAAGAAGGCTCCCAGCTGAAGCAGCAGATCCAGTCCATTCAGCAGTCCATCGAAAGGCTCTTAGTCTAA